A genomic stretch from Aerococcaceae bacterium zg-1292 includes:
- a CDS encoding adaptor protein MecA has product MEMERINENLIKVIIDVEDLEERGINFLDLISDQTSVEKFFYSILTEVGVEQQFYDSETITFQVIPSNNGIELYISRASFDEMENFWDTEIFKRLRERKAEENGTESMSPRERIEQVRKSIIEQSNEVEKAEEELDEEAFYSYPVVCFETLDDFIQFARLAKDYGLEGDLYEMVGRYYFHIYNMEELVPGSEPYYSVLKMFDYGESHPATLAILEEYGNLIRSVDSIYYFGTNF; this is encoded by the coding sequence ATGGAAATGGAACGTATCAATGAAAATTTAATAAAAGTAATTATCGATGTAGAGGATTTAGAAGAGCGTGGAATTAATTTTCTTGATCTCATCAGTGATCAAACGAGCGTAGAGAAGTTTTTCTATTCAATTTTGACGGAAGTAGGCGTGGAACAACAATTTTATGATTCTGAAACCATTACTTTCCAAGTGATTCCAAGTAATAATGGGATTGAATTATATATCAGTCGTGCAAGTTTTGACGAAATGGAAAACTTCTGGGATACGGAGATTTTCAAGCGTCTACGCGAACGTAAAGCAGAGGAAAATGGCACCGAATCCATGTCGCCACGTGAACGTATTGAACAAGTTAGAAAAAGTATTATCGAACAAAGTAATGAAGTGGAAAAAGCTGAAGAAGAGTTAGACGAAGAAGCTTTTTACAGTTATCCGGTTGTCTGCTTTGAAACCTTAGATGATTTCATTCAATTTGCTCGATTAGCTAAAGATTATGGTTTAGAGGGTGACTTATATGAGATGGTGGGACGTTATTACTTCCACATTTACAACATGGAAGAATTGGTTCCAGGAAGTGAACCCTATTATAGCGTGTTGAAGATGTTTGATTATGGTGAATCTCATCCCGCAACCCTAGCAATTTTAGAAGAATATGGTAACTTGATTCGTTCAGTAGACAGTATTTACTATTTCGGAACTAATTTTTAA
- the spxA gene encoding transcriptional regulator Spx, which yields MVTLYITPSCTSCRKARAWLEEHEIPYVERNIFTEPLSLTEIKEILRMTEEGTEDIVSTRSKAYSELNMDISEMPLNDFFEIVQQKPGLLRRPILIDEKRLQIGFNEDEIRRFLPREVRALELARAQALVNE from the coding sequence GTACATCATGTCGTAAGGCAAGAGCATGGTTAGAAGAACATGAAATTCCATATGTGGAACGTAACATTTTTACTGAACCTTTATCATTAACTGAAATCAAAGAAATTTTACGTATGACAGAGGAAGGTACGGAAGATATCGTATCAACGCGTTCAAAAGCTTATAGCGAGTTAAATATGGATATTAGTGAAATGCCGTTAAATGATTTCTTTGAAATTGTTCAACAAAAACCTGGTTTATTGCGTCGTCCAATTTTAATTGACGAAAAAAGATTACAAATAGGTTTTAATGAAGACGAAATTCGTCGCTTCTTACCACGTGAAGTGCGTGCTTTAGAACTAGCGCGTGCACAAGCTTTGGTTAATGAGTAA